In the genome of Paenibacillus sp. GP183, the window TTCAAGTGCAAAGTCCGGATGCTGTACGTTGGCAGACGGACGCAGTCCATAAAGTGCGATACCCACTCGAATCATGTCTAGATGCATTTGCGGAAAATGAATGGCGGCCGCACTATTGCAGCAGTGCTTAATGGGTACTTCGATTTGATTGCTCTCCAAAAATTGAATAAACGCGTTGAATAATTCAAATTGCTGCAGCGTATAAGACGGATCTAAACTATCCGCATCTGCAAAATGAGTAAATATACCTTCCAAAAGCACAAATCGGGATGAACATGTTTTTTTTGCTAAAGATAAAGCTTCCTCTTTGGATGTTAGTCCTATCCGTGACATTCCGGTATCAATCTTTAGATGAATTCGTGCTTTTTGTTGTAATTGTTCCGTACAAGCAATAATTTCGTCCAATACCTGCTCTGAGTACACGGTTAAGGCAATTCCGTTTTGGATGGCGGCTTTAACGGAAAGAGGAGGCGTATAGCCTAAAACAAGGATCGGTTTATCAATGCCTGCGGCTCTTAATTGCAAAGCTTCATCAAGAATAGCGACACCTAAATAATTTGCTCCTGCTGTAAGAGCTGTTTTGGCAATTTCAATGGCACCGTGTCCATACCCGTTTGCTTTAACAACAGCCATCAAGAGACAGGATTCCT includes:
- the alr gene encoding alanine racemase is translated as MSSGLSNHVLETSESRISYRETWAEVSLDAIFHNTHLFKSKMKESCLLMAVVKANGYGHGAIEIAKTALTAGANYLGVAILDEALQLRAAGIDKPILVLGYTPPLSVKAAIQNGIALTVYSEQVLDEIIACTEQLQQKARIHLKIDTGMSRIGLTSKEEALSLAKKTCSSRFVLLEGIFTHFADADSLDPSYTLQQFELFNAFIQFLESNQIEVPIKHCCNSAAAIHFPQMHLDMIRVGIALYGLRPSANVQHPDFALEQAMHLKTRISAIKHIPKGQPVSYGCTFKPEEDCVTATIPIGYADGLSRQLSNKGCALVNHRRVPIVGRVCMDQTILNVTSVSNVQIGDEVVLFGGSQESFLSIDEVASHMNTINYEVVCLIGQRVPRVYR